The following nucleotide sequence is from Pedobacter sp. PACM 27299.
AAATATTCATTGAATGGTGTGGACTATAAAAGAGAAGTTTTTACCAGTTTTCCTGGGAAGGTATTAATGATGCGTATTACGGCAAGTAAGCCGGGCTCCATCAGTTTCAATACCGGCTTGATCAGTAAACTGCGTTTTAAGACTGCGGCGACAGGTGATCAGGAGTTGATCTTGAAAGGGAAGGCGCCAAAGTTTGTCGCAAACAGGGATTACGAGCCGAAGCAGGTGGAATACGATGAGAAAGAAGGGATGACTTTTGAGATCCGCATGAGGATCAAAAATGAGGAGGGAACCTTAAAAGCAGCTGGAGATCAATTGGTCGTTCAAAATGCAAATGCGGTGACAATTTATTTAACGGAAGCCACCAGTTTTAACGGTTTTGATCAATCTCCGGGACTTGCTGGTAAAGATCCTGCGATAGCCAGTCTGGCCGCTATGAATGGGGTTTTTGGACAAAGCTATGCCGTATTGAAAGCACAGCATATTAAAGATTATCAGCAGCTTTTTAACCGCGTGAAATTTGAACTGAAAGGCAATGCACTTGCTGAAAAGCTAAGTACAGACGAACGTCTAAAACAATATGCAAGTACTAAAAATGACCAGGGCCTGCAGGCTTTATATTACCAGTTTGGACGTTATCTGATGATTGCCTGTTCCCGTCCAGGATCCCGTCCATCGAACCTTCAGGGGATTTGGAACGACCATGTGCAACCGCCATGGGGGAGTAATTACACCACCAATATCAATACGGAAATGAATTACTGGCTGGCAGAAAATGCCAACCTTTCGGAATGCCACCAGCCATTGTTCGACTTTATGAAGGAATTGGCAGTGAATGGGGCAAAAACCGCGAAAGTAAATTACAATATAGACAAAGGATGGGTAGCCCATCACAATTCTGACCTTTGGGCAAAAACATCTCCTCCGGGAGGTTACGACTGGGATCCTAAAGGGGCACCAAGATGGACGGCATGGCCGATGAGCGGCGCCTGGTTCAGTACACATTTGTTCGAACATTACCAGTTTACCGGCGACAAGGTGTTTTTAAGCAAAACTGCTTATCCTTTGATGAAGGGCGCTGCGGAGTTTATGCTGCAATGGCTGATCAAAGATGATCAGAGTGGTTACCTGGTGACCAGTCCATCTACTTCGCCAGAAAATACAGTTAAAATTCAAGGTAAAGAATACCAGCTTTCGAAAGCTTCAACTATGGATATGTCGATCCTCAGGGAGTTATTTACGGACATCATCCGTACTACTGAGGCCTTAAATATAGATGCGCCTTTCAGAAATGAATTGATCCATGCGCGTGAAAAGTTATATCCTTTCCATATCGGGCAATACGGTCAGGTGCAGGAATGGTTTCAGGATTGGGATGATCCAAAAGATCAGCACCGTCACATTTCTCATCTGTTCAGCCTGTTTCCTGGCAACCAGATTTCTGTTTTTGAAACACCTGACTTGGCCGCTGCAGCAAAACAAAGTCTGGTCTTTAGAGGTGATGTGAGCACAGGATGGTCTATGGCCTGGAAAATCAACTGGTGGGCAAGACTGCAGGATGGCAATCATGCCTACAAAATACTCGAAGATGCTTTTACTTATATCGATCCGACACTTACTAAAGCACAGATGAGTGGAGGAGGAACCTATCCGAACCTTTTTGATGCACATCCTCCTTTCCAGATTGATGGAAATTTTGGGGCAACTGCAGGGATTACTGAAATGCTATTGCAGAGTCAGGATGGGATGATCAGTTTATTGCCGGCATTGCCGGATGCCTGGTCTTCCGGCAGTATTCAGGGGATCAAAGCCAGAGGGAATTTTGTGATTGGGATGAACTGGAAAGATGGAAAGTTAAGCGAGGCAACGATCAGGTCTGAAAATGGAGGAAATTGCCGGTTAAGGACTTTACAGCCGGTGAGAATTGTAGCGGTAGATGCTGCTGGTACTCCTTTAAGTGGTGCTAAGACCTTAAATGTGAGGCCTGCAACCGGAGAAAATACGAACCTATTAACGAAAAAACCTTACGTACCTGCTCATAAGAATGTTTCAAAGGCAGTGTTGAAAAAATTAGCAATCACTGAGGGCTACGTTTTTGATTTTCAGACTGAAAAAAATAAGATTTACAAAGTATACACCCTATAAAACAGTTAAAGATTATGTTTAAAAGCATTTTGATTTGTACTGCATTTTTACTGAGTTGTCTTTGTTTAAATGCACAAACTATCGCCTGGGAATTGGTTGCTCCAGGTGTTTGGAAAGGGACGGTTGGCCGTCCTGAAAGTTATAATTTATTGACGGCTTCTGGCGTCAAACCTTATGCCGCCGGTTTGGCGCAAATGGGCTCAGCAGCATTCCCTATGGTGC
It contains:
- a CDS encoding glycoside hydrolase family 95 protein, producing MKKLYVCLGALSISINAIAQQPLKLWYDHPAKVWEEALPLGNGKTGAMVYGRVNRERIPLNDNTLWSGYPDPGNNPAGPKVLPEVRKAIEEGKYEEATQLWRKMQGPYSARYLPLGDLYLQFNQKDSIPTQYNRALSLDNAIATVKYSLNGVDYKREVFTSFPGKVLMMRITASKPGSISFNTGLISKLRFKTAATGDQELILKGKAPKFVANRDYEPKQVEYDEKEGMTFEIRMRIKNEEGTLKAAGDQLVVQNANAVTIYLTEATSFNGFDQSPGLAGKDPAIASLAAMNGVFGQSYAVLKAQHIKDYQQLFNRVKFELKGNALAEKLSTDERLKQYASTKNDQGLQALYYQFGRYLMIACSRPGSRPSNLQGIWNDHVQPPWGSNYTTNINTEMNYWLAENANLSECHQPLFDFMKELAVNGAKTAKVNYNIDKGWVAHHNSDLWAKTSPPGGYDWDPKGAPRWTAWPMSGAWFSTHLFEHYQFTGDKVFLSKTAYPLMKGAAEFMLQWLIKDDQSGYLVTSPSTSPENTVKIQGKEYQLSKASTMDMSILRELFTDIIRTTEALNIDAPFRNELIHAREKLYPFHIGQYGQVQEWFQDWDDPKDQHRHISHLFSLFPGNQISVFETPDLAAAAKQSLVFRGDVSTGWSMAWKINWWARLQDGNHAYKILEDAFTYIDPTLTKAQMSGGGTYPNLFDAHPPFQIDGNFGATAGITEMLLQSQDGMISLLPALPDAWSSGSIQGIKARGNFVIGMNWKDGKLSEATIRSENGGNCRLRTLQPVRIVAVDAAGTPLSGAKTLNVRPATGENTNLLTKKPYVPAHKNVSKAVLKKLAITEGYVFDFQTEKNKIYKVYTL